Part of the Arachis hypogaea cultivar Tifrunner chromosome 6, arahy.Tifrunner.gnm2.J5K5, whole genome shotgun sequence genome, tggccagaaaatacaaaagttgctagtccctaaactttttctttttttattatagaaaattcTGTATATAAATAGGATAAGAATTCTGAAGccaatgaggcttctattgtgtTACAATGCACATGCACTCcgaaaatttttaaaggaaaagatgaatTGCAAATGAATTTAAGTATTTGgatcttagtttaatttttgtcatttatGGTTCTACACCTTATTATTTCTATTGTCTTTGAATTCCTACAATTTATCATTTTGCCATTTACTATGCTCTTTCCAGTGTTATATTTCTGCTATTTTCATGCATATATGCATATTTTAATACAAGTTCTACATTATTCATGTTCAATTCTTGCATGGTTTTTATTACTAATTATAGCATGTTTAAGTTTCTTTTATTACTATGAGTAATTTAACACTCATGTAAATTCTTTCTGCAACTCACAAAGAATAGTCATATAAGCAGCAAAACATAATATTTTGGTTTCTCACCACATTTTTGAGTTCGACAGAATAAAAACTTCAGTCCGACAGAATAAAAACTAATCTATGACAAATTTAAACTCCATTTAATTAGGTGTCTAGGTGCCTGTCGTTGGTTAACAAATTGCGGCATACATAAGGTGGGATACGAAAACCCTAACActtgaaaaatattatattaatatattatgatCACATTTAATTTaccttaattattatttttagattttagagTGATCTCCATTCTAATACTCAAACTTACACGGTTACACCAAATACATCGAGACAAAATGGCACATGCCAATGAAAATATTGAACGACTTACAAACTATTAAAGAATTGAGTTATGTTAGGGAGCTAATGGAGTTATAAAATGAACATCtctcatactatctagaataacaaTCTGAGTATtagagataataaacatctttccaaaaatttaaattaattttggggttcaccaaggatTGAACTCTTAATCTTTCGGATCTAGAGctctaataccatatcatgataccactcatcttaAAAGTTTCAACTGATGgcaaaaggtaacactaatgattatatctctaatactctctaaTCCTccgtacaaatatttcattggctccttaTACTTTCCCTTCAAGAATTAAGTAGAAGTGAGTAAATATAGCTATTATATTATGCTTTCACGTGACGTTGCATCATGCAAAGTTCAAAGCACGAGAAACAAAAATGGATCATAGGATAGGAAGTTGCTTATCCTTTACGAGTGTGGTACAAGCTAAGATACAACCGAGAAGTAAACAAAATTTGAGGTGTATACACAACACATTGCGTTGGCTACTCTTATAAACGAAACTTTTTCAGACAAATTAAACTTGTTTTAATAATTAGTGACGTTGTTCATTTGATATTGAATTTAATTAAGGGTAGTTTCGTCTCATGAATTATTTGGTGATCTAAATGGCTTTACAACTATAAATGAATAACTTTGTctcccacacacacacacacatgggGAGAAAATATTTTAGGATTAAAATATGTGACCTTCAAATTATGAAGCAACAACCTTAGCTTGCAGTTGTAGCAAGGCTGTCTGTCTATGATCTGTGCCTATCTAACGAAATTTCGTCCAAAAGTTGAAGTGCAATCAGATATATAATTATTGATATGTTTAATCTAATAGTTATAACATatcttattaaatatataataaactacTCATAGGTTCAAGGCCTATGTTGGACTCATCCAAAAAAGTAAAGAAGCTATGAACAATCATGCTAATCAAGCTAATTTGTTGTTCTTTTAACCTTTCATGATAAGAAGAGTTGAAAAGAAGGATCCTTCAAGATAATTGGAACTCCAATTTGATCCAGAAAAGCACAATGTTGAGATATTTGAATCTGTTACATCTCTTTTGCATTATATTTTCACTTGAGCAAAATGTACATTATCCTCCTAACAATGTACACACATTAACCCTATTAATCAAGACTCAGAAGAATAATTAATGTAAGCATTGAGCATTTCTAAATGCACATTAACGAAGCAACCATTCCATGCCATTTTTTTATACAGGAAAACAGAACATATGGGAGAAAACAGAGAAAATTGCTTCCTTTCCCATATTTGGTTGCTCACATAAAAATTCTAATAGCCTACAATTTCCAGAGCGTGATTCCTGTTCTGTCTGAAGTCTTTTACTTTACCTTAACCGTTGCCATTGGCGAATCGTTTACTAAAGACCCAGGAGCAGTAAGGCTATGTCTATGGCCACGAGACACCGAAGGAGGAGAGGACAAAGCCGGCTCAAACCTGCAGGATTGAGttctcattttcttcttttctgcttCCTGCGGATTGATTCTTGTGTCGTTTAGGCTTGGCGGCAGAACACAGTTGCAGAGAAAACCTTCAATTCAAAACAACATTTAAACCATTAGACATTATCATAACTTTCCCcctctttaaaaaaaaacatatgtaACACCAAAAGTACACATTAAATCCAGAAAATGCAGCATAAGAGAAACAATGAGTGATTTAGAGATACAAGAATTTGAAGTTACTATGAAAACCAAAGAATAATCTGAAAAGCATACATGAAAATTCAGGTGCAATTTACTTCCTTCATgtgaatttgataattaaaaactgTTAGATGACAATTTAGTCAAACTTGTCAAATCTTTTAtcgactctcaactatcaacttcaccaAAAGCATAACATTTATGATTCATAACCATAAAATTGCATAAATTGAAATGCAAGAAATAAAACATTACCAATTCGAGCAAGACGATTTATCCATCGAGGGATGGAGCGTCCTGTTAATTTGAGACAAAGATCTTGGCAAAAGTGGTTGCAGTTCTTCTGGATAAGATGATAGGTGTTCCCTGAAAACTCTTGGGCTAGCTTCTCCATCAAACACCTCACATCATTTGGTCCCATGTCTGTGTTTCCAATGAAAATTGACTTCCTGAAAGTGAATCCAGGACAGTGCCTAGGCTCCACTTCAAAGATTCCCGTCGTGTCTCGTTCGTGCGCTCCAAATCCATATTCAATACCATGAACTAACATCAAAATTCATCTAGTCAACTACCAAACCAAAAAATTACTCATATAATCACATACATAATACAATTAATCATCTCTAAGATCACTCATTCAATTCTTTTCGCTCAAACTATAACACTCACATCAGAATTCAATAAAATAAgcattcattttcattttcaccaTAAACTATAAAAAGCACATGGATCTGTAATGAGATCCCAGATTCTCAAATTAAAACTATACTTTAATTGACACAATACATTACAATTCtgaataacacaaaaaaagaaaaaaaaagtt contains:
- the LOC112755763 gene encoding deSI-like protein At4g17486 gives rise to the protein MLCTKLQSSQRKKKPGFPVYLNVYDLTPINGYAYWLGLGVYHSGVQVHGIEYGFGAHERDTTGIFEVEPRHCPGFTFRKSIFIGNTDMGPNDVRCLMEKLAQEFSGNTYHLIQKNCNHFCQDLCLKLTGRSIPRWINRLARIGFLCNCVLPPSLNDTRINPQEAEKKKMRTQSCRFEPALSSPPSVSRGHRHSLTAPGSLVNDSPMATVKVK